In Cyclopterus lumpus isolate fCycLum1 chromosome 2, fCycLum1.pri, whole genome shotgun sequence, the genomic stretch GGTGACaacaaaaagtattaaataataagaaaagggACTTACTACAATATTGTTGTATTGTCAGTGACAAATCCATCGACCAGAGATCAGAAGAAAAACTATATCTGGAAAGAAGAGACAAAATCAAATTTATACATCCTTTTCAAACagaaatcaaaaaaaaaaatcaacatttacTGTCAAATTTCATACACATGGATTAAATCTCACCACTGTCAGTTCATCGTACGACACTACCAAACCTCACGTACATGGGTTCATGTTCTGTGACTCTCTGCCGACCAAAATGAAGACGTTGCATTAAAACCCGCACCCATTCATGACTCCTAAAATATAGGGAGGACAATATGGTTGTGGGGTTTTTCCGAGGGAGCTCTCGAACAGAACTATAAACTGTATCTGTGCATATGCATCTGTAAAAATTGGTGCATGCAGATGCACAtgcgtttttttgtgtgtgtactagtgtatgcgtgtgtgcgcacCGCAGAGCTGGCTGGCTGGTGGACAAAGGCCGGCCATCTGTGGGAAGTGAAAGAGTGGATAACAGGTCGTCCCAGTTGAATGCCGGACTCATCACATCCCAGGAATGCTGAGGAGGGCAAATGTTTGCCTGGGATCGACTGATatgtacgcacacacaaagtTGCGGTCACCACACACTACGCCACTGAAGACTTATTTCATCTCTATAAACTTCTATGTATTATTTTTCCCTCACACAACGTAGATCAGCAGTCTGAGAAAGCCCTGAAAGTCCATAAAGGAAATGTAATGGTCCTAATAAAAAGGTGTATTCTGTCACATTGGACCCTTTATACAATAAACGTTTCAGAATCTACTTTCACAAATTCATACATTTGGCAAAATAGAAGTCCACAAACTTTTCCTTGACTTCTCCGAACTGCACAGCCGAGCGAAGAGGGAATAATACTCTCATTAAATAAACGAATAGACTAAGTACTGTAACTGTCTCCTTATACGCCAATGTAACAGCGTCcgagtacatgtacatgatgtgtTGACGTGATGAAATACCATCTGTCAAGACAGACAATAGAGAAGCTCCCAGATGGACATTGTCCTGGCCGCCGTGTGCTTTTGATGGATCAGAGGTCTTTGTTCTAAAACAGCCCAAACAGTTAACTCTTGGCCTGCCGCGTGCACCCTGAAAACAGTTTTAAGATAGGCGGACATCGGCAATGTTCACAAGAATAAGCACAATTTTGGATATTTCCTCAACCATAAATATGATAAATCCGTTAGATTAACCAAGGCAAATTTACATATGACCGATGTTGAATCTGCGAGGAGTTATGCTACGGACAGATCCTCAAGTGGGCAAGGAAACAAAGAGCGTGCACATAGTGTGTAAAAGTGCATAAAATGCCTAGAGGTAAATAAAGGTGCATACAGTGTATTTTGGTAACGATGCATAAAGGTGCGCGGGTGCATTGAGTGTCACAGAGGTGACTTAAAGAGTAAATATATAGTCAGTGTAAAAAGTGTGCAATGCCACTAATGTAAATAAAGACGCTGAATATTTgtacaaaaaaattaataaaaagggAAGTCCATGTTTTGGCTCCCAAGAAATGAACATCCATTGAAAAAAAAGCATCCCAGAATAAACAGAGAGCAGCAGTGTGCTATGATGGACATTGGTTTTAAGTACAGCCTACATATTCAAAATACAGTatcatataaaaaataataaaaaggacatACGTGTACTATATTCAACACTTCCAGTTTTGATGCAAAGTCGGAATCGTTGACACTTTACCAACCtgtttgaataaagaaaataacgAGCAAACAGACACTTTAAGAGAATAGGGTGGCTGGTAATGATTATTATATCGTACAACACACCCTATTTTACTGTGcaggatgtgtttttaatgataAATAGTAATAAGTATCAACTTTTAGACCAGTATCAAGCCtctgttataaaaaaaaaacaccctacTAATTGATGAAATATTAGCGGCTTCCTGTCTGCCCATCTTTTCCACAGGGAAGTGAACGCAGCACGAGAGGTGCTCATAATCCAGCAGGTGGAAGGATGATaatccctcctcttccctcccacTGCAGCCACACGCCGCAGCCACAGCTTCCACCCCACCTGCTTACCGCTCTCCTCTAAAACACGGCTCTCTCCCGGCGGCGCGCTCCTTCCCTcgcttcctttcctccctctcctttcttttACTCCCGCGGGTGGGCTCCGGGCGAGCGGGAGAGGAGTTGGTGAGATtagtgggagggagagagacacagagacagagcgagagagagagagagagagcgagagcgagagcgagagagagagaggacaaaacGACACGAGGCTAGTCTagtcccccaaaaaaagggcgCGTGTGGAACCTGTCTCGCGGAGGCGAAGCGCAGCGGCTGCGTCCCGCGTGGCCAAGGCCACGCGCCACTGTCACACATTGGTGTCCGCGTGCCTGGGGGCGCACGAGGGGGTGGTGTGGGGGCCAAGGTACGCGCTTGTATGCGCAAGTTTGTGTATGTGCAGGTCGGGGCAGGGGGACCAGGCGACTCCATCTCATCACTCACGAGCCAGATGAAATACTCTTTCaaactaacactactactactagtgtACTACTACCAAAACTACTATAAAACACGTAGAATCAAAAGAATTTATCATTgaagttttttatttaacttttttttttaaattctgacTTTCATTACTTCTGTATGTAGGCAGTATAAGTGGCATTGGTAATATAAATACCTCATATTTTGCAGTAGCCTATCTGACGTTAAGTCGTGCAGGAAATATGCAGTAATTGTAAAATACAAATGACAAAACCAAAATCAGCCTAGCATTACAGTTAGCATGTCTTTCAACACTTTACTTCTCCTTAAGTAGGCTATCAAGGGTTTTCGTTGTGAGAAGACCACAAACTATTTCACCATGGTAACGTGGTCTCCTCTTCAACATTCAAACATTCCTGTATACTTTGTGTCAGTGACCTGAGTTGGGGGGGCACCATGGACCAGTCAGTCAAAGGCGATGCAGTCACTGCTGGCAACCGGCAGAGGTCAATACAGGAGATCACTTGATGCAGCTGTTGTACATGTGTTGTATTGTtgcctccatttctttcctttttcgtcaaaatagtttaaattattttatgtttaattcaatttaattagttaataaaataatgattattacTGTTGTTAAATCATACTATTTGATGAGCATGCAATTAAGATAGGTACATTAAGTAGGAAATGGTGAGTGCAtttatgtttaattaattttgtaaGTATTGATTCAGAGTATTGTAGAGTTGtcgtggattttatatatacacttgcacctgtaaataaagtcaatgtcttaaatgaatacatacagaAAGATTTGAAATTAATAAGgtatattatgaagaatattctggaggaatgtattgtaaattatgtattgtaaatattgtaagatgatcactgttttattattgtaactgttggTTTGTAACTGTTACATTTCAAACATCATAGGTCTCATGGAAAATGTTCACTTCTTGAGTTGTATTTACACATGTTGTGGATCATGTGTACCACTTGTAAATAGTCCGTTTCTAAAGTCTTTTAACTGCATGTGTCGTCCACCTTGTTCCTGCTTCCTCAGGTTGAGACAAGGGACTTCTAGTTTGTCCTGTTCTGCGTCCTCTCTCGGCTGGATTTCCTGcatgttttcctctccttttgACTACAGAAACTCCTGAAAAGGAAGAAGTTGTGGCTTAAGGACTTTCTGCACTTCAATAACTTCGATAAAGGATGAAAGACCTCAAATTTGAATTAATCACCTGAATGTCTGACTGATTAATACCTCTACCTATTGACAGCCTTAGCAACAAGATATACAAGTTCAGCCATGTTAAGGACCATGCAGATAGAGGAGGTAGTGGCCATGAAGACGGTAAAGATGGTTTTCTCGGTGGGACGGGAGATGAAGCAGTCCACCAGATTAGGACACGGCCACTGGTCACACTGCACCAGCCGTGGCATCTGAAAACCATCGTAGACCACATAGAGGGCATACctggagagacaaagacacatactGTGTGCAGATAGGCAACATGTTATGAATGTACCAACCCAGCAACATGGCAGACATGCAGATCATCGTACATGAAACCTCCTTCAAACAGCAACCGGAACACCAGGCTGCAGGCGTACGTCCACCAGAGGGCACCAGCGATTGGAAGTCTCCTTCTCTTTAGAGTCTCCAGATCTTCCTCCTGGCCTTTGCTGCTGAGGAAACCAGTGCTACCAGAATCCTGTCAAACAACATGATATGactaaataaaactaaacaagaTACAACATACAATGTGTTACAACATGACAAGACAAGATAAAGCAAGACAGAAGATAAAGTGCAGCACGGCAAGATAGAGCATGACGCGACACGACAAGATATGACCTGATAGAGCATGACATGACAAGATAAAATATGACACGATAAAGATaaagcaattcaattcaattcagtttattttgtatagcccaatatcacaaattacaaatttgcctcagagggctttacaatctgtacacatacgacatccctgtcccaggacctcacatcggatcaggaaaaactccccaaaaataacctttgacagggaaaaaagggaagaaaccttcaggagagcaacagaggaggatccctctccc encodes the following:
- the LOC117745029 gene encoding gap junction beta-6 protein-like; translated protein: MSWPALYAELVGASRHSTSLGKVWLSVLFIFRVMVLVVAAESVWGDEQSDFTCNTLQPGCENVCYDQFFPVSHIRLWCLQLVFVSTPTLLVATYVAYRNHSDKKRLLQVCVKGQEEDLETLKRRRLPIAGALWWTYACSLVFRLLFEGGFMYALYVVYDGFQMPRLVQCDQWPCPNLVDCFISRPTEKTIFTVFMATTSSICMVLNMAELVYLVAKAVNR